Proteins from a single region of Bos indicus x Bos taurus breed Angus x Brahman F1 hybrid chromosome 29, Bos_hybrid_MaternalHap_v2.0, whole genome shotgun sequence:
- the LOC113886011 gene encoding olfactory receptor 8A1-like: protein MAAENHSTVTEFILGGLTSQPELQLPLFFLFLGIYSITMVGNLGMITLICLNAQLHTPMYYFLSNLSFVDLCYSSVTTPKMLVNFVSGKNTISYAGCMAQLYFFIVFVVAECYMLTVMAYDRYVAICRPLLYNIIMSHRVCSLLVAGVYIMGLIGSTIETGLMLKLPYCEHLISHYFCDILPLMKLSCFSTYDIEMTVFFLAGFNIVVTSLTVLISYAFILSSILRISTTEGRSKAFNTCSSHFAAVGIFYGTTAFMYLKPSTASSLAQENVASVFYTTVIPMLNPLIYSLRNKEVKAAMHKTLRGKLL, encoded by the coding sequence ATGGCTGCAGAAAATCACTCTACAGTGACAGAGTTCATTCTCGGAGGTTTAACAAGTCAACCAGAGCTCCAGCtccccctcttcttcctcttccttgggATCTATTCCATCACCATGGTAGGGAACCTGGGCATGATAACCCTGATTTGTCTGAACGCTCAGcttcacacccccatgtactattTCCTCAGCAACCTGTCCTTTGTGGATCTCTGCTACTCCTCTGTCACTACCCCTAAGATGCTGGTGAACTTTGTCTCAGGGAAGAACACCATCTCCTATGCAGGGTGCATGGCCCAGCTCTACTTCTTCATTgtgtttgttgttgctgagtGTTACATGCTgacagtgatggcctatgaccgctacgtTGCCATCTGCAGACCTTTGCTTTACAACATCATCATGTCTCATCGAGTCTGCTCCCTGCTGGTGGCTGGGGTCTATATCATGGGGCTCATTGGCTCAACCATAGAGACTGGCCTCATGTTGAAACTGCCCTATTGTGAACACCTCATCAGTCATTACTTCTGTGACATCCTCCCCCTCATGAAACTTTCCTGCTTTAGCACCTATGACATTGAGATGACAGTCTTCTTTTTGGCTGGATTCAACATTGTAGTTACTAGCTTAACAGTCTTAATTTCCTATGCCTTCATTCTGTCCAGTATCCTCCGTATCAGCACCACAGAGGGAAGGTCCAAAGCCTTCAATACATGCAGCTCCCACTTTGCAGCCGTGGGGATTTTCTATGGAACGACCGCCTTCATGTACTTGAAACCCTCCACAGCCAGTTCCCTGGCCCAGGAGAACGTGGCCTCCGTGTTCTACACCACAGtgatccccatgctgaaccccctgATCTACAGCTTGAGGAATAAGGAGGTAAAGGCTGCCATGCACAAAACTCTGAGGGGAAAATTGCTTTGA
- the LOC113886512 gene encoding olfactory receptor 8A1 — MAAENHSTVTEFILGGLTNRPELQLPLFFLFLGIYSVTMVGNLGMITLICLNAQLHTPMYYFLSNLSFVDLCYSSVTTPKMLVNFVSGKNTISYAGCMAQLYFFLVFVIAECYMLTVMAYDRYVAICRPLLYNIIMSHRVCSLLVAGVYIMGLIGSTIETGLMLKLPYCEHLISHYFCDILPLMKLSCSSTYDVEMTVFFLAGFNIVVTSLTVLISYAFILSSILRISTTEGRSKAFSTCSSHFAAVGIFYGTTAFMYLKPSTASSLAQENVASVFYTTVIPMLNPLIYSLRNKEVKAAMQKTLREKLF; from the coding sequence ATGGCTGCAGAAAATCACTCTACAGTGACAGAGTTCATTCTCGGAGGTTTAACAAATCGACCAGAGCTCCagctccctctcttcttcctcttccttgggATCTACTCTGTCACCATGGTAGGGAACCTGGGCATGATAACACTGATTTGTCTGAACGCTCAGcttcacacccccatgtactacTTCCTCAGCAACCTGTCCTTTGTGGATCTCTGCTACTCCTCTGTCACTACCCCTAAGATGCTGGTGAACTTTGTCTCAGGAAAGAACACCATCTCCTATGCAGGATGCATGGCCCAGCTCTACTTCTTCCTGGTGTTTGTCATTGCTGAATGTTACATGCTTaccgtgatggcctatgaccgctatgttgcCATCTGCAGACCTTTGCTTTACAACATCATCATGTCTCATCGAGTCTGCTCCCTGCTGGTGGCTGGGGTCTATATCATGGGGCTCATTGGCTCAACCATAGAGACTGGCCTCATGTTGAAACTGCCCTATTGTGAACACCTCATCAGTCATTACTTCTGTGACATCCTCCCCCTCATGAAACTTTCCTGCTCTAGCACCTATGACGTTGAGATGACAGTCTTCTTTTTGGCTGGATTCAACATTGTAGTTACTAGCTTAACAGTCCTAATTTCCTATGCCTTCATCCTGTCCAGTATCCTCCGCATCAGCACCACAGAGGGAAGGTCCAAAGCCTTCAGCACCTGCAGCTCCCACTTTGCAGCTGTGGGGATTTTCTATGGAACAACCGCCTTCATGTACTTGAAACCCTCCACGGCCAGTTCCCTGGCCCAGGAGAACGTGGCCTCCGTGTTCTACACCACAGtgatccccatgctgaaccccctgATCTACAGCTTGAGGAATAAGGAGGTGAAGGCTGCCATGCAGAAAACTCTGAGGGAAAAATTGTTTTGA